One segment of Rhodopirellula baltica SH 1 DNA contains the following:
- a CDS encoding TlpA disulfide reductase family protein, giving the protein MSKHNRFPASWSVRGFVLGGGSLVLSTMLATTSSAAPPSAAAALGLKPVQDGVEYEQVEPGDVEKCEVRDIERDDWSGWEVSGADGTLLRRFADTNGDKKVDLWCYFQYGVEVYRDVDANFNGKADQYRWMGTGGTRWGIDENEDGQIDSWKMISAEETTRELVQSLANADGNRFVTLLASPKELQSAGLTGDRLESLIKKASRAASNFKKFAATQKAIGPKSQWIQFAAATPGIVPADDIGVKKDVMAYENAVAMYETSGQSGQMLVGTVIRINDAWKLVDLPVLAETGEPIAQSNGNFFTPGGSSTAGAGVSSAGNSKTQELVGALEAVDSQMVGEGDPKALAKLNERRADIVEKLIAAAETPAERDTWTRQLVDTVSVATQSGTYPGGLKRLKDLAASMQSSKGGASEAMRAYTEYQLIGTEYIARQTEDADFAENQVWWLEQLTEFADRYPQAPETAAAKLQLALSKEFEDKETEALRFYKEVAKDFRGTEAAERAAGAVRRLESEGKEVDLEGRTVQGKAFRLSALRGRPVVLHYWATWCEPCKNDMKLLRGLQARYQRAGLQIVGVNIDNQLEQASEFLKTNALPWVHLHEDGGLEGSPLAKQFGVQTLPTTMLIDSKGRVVDHNIGAAELDDAIEKLLK; this is encoded by the coding sequence ATGAGTAAACACAACCGTTTTCCCGCGTCCTGGTCGGTCCGAGGCTTTGTCCTCGGGGGCGGTTCGCTCGTTCTTTCCACCATGTTGGCGACAACTTCGTCCGCAGCTCCCCCATCGGCCGCCGCCGCATTGGGGCTGAAACCGGTGCAAGATGGCGTGGAATATGAACAAGTCGAACCGGGCGACGTCGAAAAATGCGAAGTTCGCGATATAGAACGCGATGATTGGTCAGGCTGGGAAGTTTCCGGTGCCGATGGGACTTTGCTTCGCCGATTTGCCGACACCAACGGCGACAAAAAGGTCGACCTATGGTGCTATTTCCAATACGGCGTCGAGGTCTATCGCGATGTGGACGCGAATTTCAACGGAAAAGCAGACCAGTACCGATGGATGGGAACCGGTGGGACACGCTGGGGCATCGACGAGAACGAAGATGGACAAATTGATAGCTGGAAGATGATTTCAGCCGAAGAAACCACTCGCGAATTGGTCCAGTCGCTGGCAAATGCTGACGGAAATCGTTTTGTCACACTGTTGGCATCTCCCAAAGAACTCCAGTCCGCTGGATTGACCGGCGATCGTCTCGAGAGCCTGATCAAGAAGGCTTCCCGAGCGGCATCGAACTTCAAAAAGTTCGCTGCAACCCAAAAAGCAATCGGTCCGAAATCGCAATGGATCCAGTTCGCCGCCGCGACTCCCGGAATCGTTCCGGCAGATGACATCGGTGTTAAAAAGGACGTGATGGCTTACGAGAATGCCGTCGCAATGTACGAAACCAGCGGCCAATCAGGACAAATGTTGGTCGGAACCGTGATCCGAATCAACGATGCGTGGAAACTGGTCGACCTGCCCGTGCTGGCTGAAACCGGCGAGCCAATCGCTCAGTCCAACGGCAATTTCTTCACTCCGGGAGGCTCCTCCACCGCCGGTGCGGGTGTCTCATCCGCCGGAAATTCGAAGACACAAGAACTGGTCGGTGCTCTCGAAGCAGTCGACTCGCAAATGGTCGGCGAAGGTGACCCAAAAGCACTCGCAAAACTCAATGAACGCCGCGCCGATATCGTCGAAAAGCTGATCGCCGCCGCGGAAACTCCCGCCGAACGCGATACCTGGACCCGACAATTGGTCGACACCGTCAGCGTTGCGACCCAGAGCGGAACCTATCCGGGAGGCCTGAAACGACTGAAGGATTTGGCCGCATCGATGCAAAGCTCAAAGGGCGGTGCGTCAGAAGCCATGCGTGCTTACACCGAATACCAGTTGATCGGGACCGAGTACATCGCTCGCCAAACCGAAGACGCTGACTTTGCCGAAAACCAAGTTTGGTGGCTGGAACAACTCACCGAATTCGCTGATCGCTACCCACAAGCCCCTGAAACCGCCGCCGCCAAATTGCAGCTGGCACTCAGCAAGGAATTCGAGGACAAGGAAACCGAAGCACTTCGATTCTACAAAGAAGTTGCCAAAGACTTCCGCGGCACCGAAGCGGCCGAACGTGCCGCGGGCGCCGTCCGCCGACTGGAATCCGAAGGCAAAGAAGTCGATCTCGAAGGCCGGACTGTCCAAGGAAAGGCCTTCCGTTTGAGCGCACTTCGCGGTCGTCCGGTTGTCCTTCACTACTGGGCGACTTGGTGCGAACCCTGCAAGAACGACATGAAATTGCTGCGTGGCCTGCAAGCTCGCTACCAGCGTGCCGGACTGCAAATCGTCGGCGTCAACATCGACAACCAACTCGAACAAGCGTCTGAATTCCTGAAGACGAACGCTCTGCCATGGGTGCACCTGCACGAAGACGGTGGGCTGGAAGGCAGCCCGTTGGCCAAACAATTTGGCGTTCAAACGCTGCCAACCACGATGCTGATCGACTCCAAAGGACGTGTGGTCGACCACAACATCGGTGCTGCCGAACTGGACGACGCGATTGAGAAATTGCTGAAGTAG
- a CDS encoding RAD55 family ATPase: protein MSQRLQTGITTLDEMLGGGLLPGTMTVVLGATGIGKTQLGIQFAKHGQTQEGERGVVFDLTSRGDSQNHSEYAKRLGEWQLSEAAADQPVTLNEVWDREKTRRDSMHLFQDSGRRVTSSDMDADDWRRWSSERAKKLDRAIAFFYGNFAHGVRRVVIDGVEPVDRAAESIQFELIEYIQNQILRKEHDWLARDLFRVHFRENAERIEAHAYDHQQLGGLLLATSHEVMLDDLIARPIQSGDVLSNANTIILMGKTRDGNKMGRALCVAKHRGSYCEESIVPYRISEDGLIVGDDV, encoded by the coding sequence ATGAGTCAGAGATTGCAAACTGGAATCACAACGTTGGACGAGATGCTGGGCGGAGGGTTGCTGCCCGGGACAATGACCGTCGTTCTGGGAGCGACGGGAATCGGCAAGACACAGCTCGGAATTCAATTCGCCAAACACGGGCAAACTCAGGAAGGCGAACGCGGCGTCGTGTTTGATTTGACCTCTCGTGGTGATTCACAGAACCATTCGGAGTACGCCAAACGTTTGGGTGAATGGCAGTTGTCGGAGGCTGCCGCGGATCAACCGGTCACGCTGAATGAGGTTTGGGATCGCGAAAAGACTCGTCGCGACAGCATGCATTTGTTTCAGGATTCGGGTCGGCGGGTGACGTCCTCGGACATGGACGCGGATGATTGGCGTCGTTGGTCGTCCGAGCGAGCTAAAAAACTGGACCGCGCGATCGCGTTTTTCTACGGCAATTTTGCTCACGGTGTCCGGCGGGTTGTGATCGATGGGGTGGAACCGGTCGATCGGGCGGCCGAGTCGATTCAGTTCGAACTGATCGAATACATCCAGAATCAGATCCTTCGCAAGGAGCACGATTGGCTGGCACGTGACCTGTTTCGTGTGCATTTCCGCGAAAACGCGGAACGAATCGAGGCTCATGCCTACGACCATCAACAGCTCGGCGGTTTGTTGCTGGCGACCTCGCACGAGGTGATGTTGGACGATTTGATCGCCCGGCCGATTCAAAGTGGCGACGTGTTGTCCAATGCCAACACCATCATTTTGATGGGCAAAACACGCGACGGGAACAAGATGGGACGCGCTCTTTGCGTCGCGAAACATCGGGGCAGTTACTGTGAGGAATCGATCGTGCCGTATCGCATTTCAGAGGACGGTTTGATCGTTGGCGACGACGTTTGA
- a CDS encoding NAD(P)/FAD-dependent oxidoreductase encodes MSGSESSVEQPFTETLIIGGGLAGLTCGRVLADAGREFRILEATDRVGGRVRSDVVDGFTLDHGFQVLLTAYPACKQFLDYDALRLCRFEPGALVRQNGQFRLLGDPWRRPTAAIASAMNPVGSLVDKLRIANLRRASNRGSLQDLYERSASPTLERLRADGFSERIIDQFFRPFLGGVFLDESLSVSSRMLEFVFRMFAGGDIAIPADGMGAIPRQLAERLPRGSIQYQTTVQSVEPLSESERSAFGDEPSGHVRHRVVLSDGTAVMCRHLVIATPAGAAARLLGMESMATPWFGTTNLYYAAEQSPDSNRLLMLRGDESGPIQSAVVMSDVAPSYAPPGKALVSVSVAGDQEPPDGLDDEALDCRVRSQLKDWFGDEAMRWRLLRVFRVPYSLPKMSLNTVVKSPAWEDWRRANLEDGNVSLPETSSGEAPSADDRGAGQSRAGVWIAGDHCQTPSIQGAMDSGRIAAEHLLLNQ; translated from the coding sequence ATGAGTGGTTCGGAATCATCCGTCGAGCAACCATTCACGGAAACATTGATCATCGGTGGCGGATTGGCGGGGCTGACATGCGGCCGCGTCTTGGCGGACGCCGGTCGCGAGTTTCGGATTTTAGAAGCAACCGATCGCGTGGGCGGACGCGTTCGCAGTGACGTGGTCGATGGCTTCACGCTGGACCACGGTTTTCAAGTTCTGTTGACGGCGTACCCGGCGTGCAAGCAGTTTTTGGATTACGACGCGTTGCGGCTGTGCCGGTTTGAACCCGGGGCTTTGGTCAGGCAAAACGGTCAGTTCCGGCTGCTGGGAGATCCTTGGCGACGGCCGACGGCGGCGATTGCTTCGGCGATGAACCCCGTTGGTTCGTTGGTCGACAAGTTGCGAATCGCGAATCTGCGTCGGGCCAGCAACCGCGGTTCCCTGCAAGATTTGTATGAGCGATCAGCATCGCCGACGCTCGAACGTTTGCGTGCAGATGGCTTCAGCGAAAGAATCATCGACCAATTTTTTCGACCGTTCCTTGGTGGAGTCTTCCTGGACGAATCGCTTTCGGTGTCCAGCCGGATGTTGGAATTTGTCTTTCGAATGTTTGCCGGTGGCGACATTGCGATTCCCGCCGATGGCATGGGGGCGATTCCGAGACAACTGGCGGAGCGATTGCCGCGAGGGTCGATTCAGTATCAAACCACGGTGCAGTCGGTCGAACCGCTTTCCGAATCGGAGCGGTCCGCATTTGGTGATGAGCCGTCAGGTCACGTCAGACACCGCGTGGTGTTGTCCGATGGAACGGCGGTGATGTGCCGGCACCTGGTGATCGCGACTCCCGCGGGGGCGGCGGCCAGGTTGTTGGGGATGGAATCGATGGCGACGCCGTGGTTTGGAACGACCAATTTGTATTATGCGGCGGAACAATCGCCGGATTCGAATCGATTGTTGATGTTGCGGGGCGATGAGTCGGGGCCGATTCAAAGTGCGGTGGTGATGAGCGATGTCGCGCCGTCGTACGCGCCGCCCGGCAAGGCGTTGGTGTCGGTCAGTGTCGCTGGTGATCAGGAGCCGCCGGATGGTTTGGACGACGAAGCGCTTGATTGTCGAGTGCGATCGCAGTTGAAGGATTGGTTCGGCGATGAGGCGATGCGTTGGCGGTTGCTGCGGGTTTTTCGAGTTCCTTATTCACTGCCAAAGATGTCGCTGAACACCGTGGTGAAGTCGCCTGCGTGGGAGGATTGGCGGCGGGCGAACTTGGAAGACGGCAATGTGTCTCTACCCGAAACGTCATCGGGTGAAGCTCCTTCCGCAGACGACCGCGGGGCAGGGCAGAGCAGGGCAGGGGTGTGGATCGCGGGCGACCACTGCCAAACGCCCAGCATCCAGGGGGCTATGGACAGCGGACGAATCGCTGCCGAGCATCTGCTTTTGAATCAGTGA
- a CDS encoding MBL fold metallo-hydrolase RNA specificity domain-containing protein: MSLMKLVHHGAHEGVTGSCHQLWIDDSQSLLVDCGTFQGEDARKKPNPEIEFSLRGIQALLLTHVHIDHAGRIPYLLAAGFDHPILCSAPTAKLLPLVMEDALKIGFTRSKRLIKKFLGQIRKLLVPLPYHQWHDCPGGVKVRLLPAGHVLGSTMFEIELKDGRRAVFSGDVGAGTNPLLNPPVSPERADLLVLESTYGDRLHPPKADRQAELEAVIRRTLDDSGVTIVPAFSLGRTQALLYELNAIFERIQETEHRTLMKRVDVIVDSPLATRFTALYKEMKSHWGEEAQVTLETDDQPLVFENLTTVGSHSEHKETVRYLAKHNLPAVVIAGSGMCTGGRVVNYLKAFIGQEETDIVFAGYQAGGTPGNYISRGSDWVRLDGRRYDVRAKTHQLTGYSAHGDQEDLIALVEGMTDAPKEIRLVHGDYAAKRALTQKLTEKGYHLI; this comes from the coding sequence ATGTCGCTTATGAAATTGGTTCACCACGGTGCGCACGAAGGTGTCACTGGTTCTTGTCATCAACTTTGGATCGACGATTCCCAGAGCTTGTTGGTTGACTGTGGCACGTTCCAAGGCGAAGACGCTCGGAAGAAGCCCAACCCCGAGATTGAGTTTTCGCTAAGAGGGATTCAGGCGTTGTTGCTGACCCACGTGCACATCGATCACGCGGGTCGGATTCCGTATTTGTTGGCGGCTGGTTTTGATCATCCGATTCTGTGCAGTGCACCCACGGCGAAGTTGTTGCCGCTGGTCATGGAAGACGCGTTGAAGATTGGATTCACGCGTTCCAAACGGTTGATCAAGAAGTTTCTCGGTCAGATTCGGAAGTTGTTGGTGCCGCTTCCGTACCATCAATGGCATGACTGCCCCGGCGGGGTGAAGGTCCGCTTGTTGCCGGCCGGTCACGTGTTGGGCTCGACGATGTTCGAGATCGAATTGAAAGACGGGCGGCGAGCGGTTTTCAGTGGCGATGTGGGAGCGGGAACCAATCCTCTTTTGAATCCACCGGTCAGTCCCGAGCGGGCGGACTTGTTGGTGCTGGAGAGCACTTACGGTGATAGGTTGCATCCCCCGAAGGCTGATCGGCAAGCGGAATTGGAGGCGGTCATTCGGCGAACGCTGGATGATTCGGGCGTGACAATTGTGCCCGCGTTTTCACTCGGACGTACCCAGGCGTTGTTGTATGAGCTCAACGCCATCTTCGAACGCATTCAAGAAACCGAGCATCGAACGCTGATGAAGCGGGTCGATGTCATCGTCGACTCGCCGCTGGCCACTCGCTTCACCGCTCTTTACAAGGAAATGAAATCACACTGGGGCGAGGAGGCTCAGGTGACGTTGGAAACCGATGATCAACCGCTGGTGTTTGAAAATTTGACCACGGTGGGCAGCCATTCGGAGCACAAGGAAACTGTTCGGTACTTGGCCAAACACAATTTGCCCGCGGTGGTGATTGCCGGAAGCGGCATGTGCACGGGAGGTCGGGTGGTCAATTACCTCAAGGCGTTCATCGGGCAGGAGGAAACCGACATCGTGTTTGCTGGCTATCAAGCGGGAGGCACGCCGGGAAACTACATTTCGCGGGGGAGCGATTGGGTGCGATTGGACGGCCGGCGATACGATGTTCGTGCCAAGACTCATCAACTGACCGGGTACTCGGCTCACGGTGATCAGGAAGATTTAATCGCGTTGGTGGAGGGAATGACCGATGCACCGAAGGAGATTCGTTTGGTGCATGGCGACTACGCCGCCAAACGGGCATTGACTCAAAAACTGACAGAAAAAGGTTACCACCTGATATGA
- a CDS encoding DUF1611 domain-containing protein: MNNQLLTQHRRIALLTDGASTPFLAKTAISLLRYRTADIAAVIDREHAGKTSAELFSAGDAPVVAQWSPQLNCDAIYIGIAPPGGKLPEAWRPQLEAAIRAGVDVVSGLHDFLSDDNEWRELAQQSGSQIVDVRKNHWKETATGKPFREDCIRIHAVGHDCSIGKMVTTVEIDRGLQAAGKSSRFLATGQTGIMISGRGVPADCVVSDFVNGAVEYLVRDNEDADFLLVEGQGSISHPAYSAVTLGLLHGCAPQGLVFCYEAGRTEVKGFDGCAIPPLEKQMQAIEQLANLRGPCKFIGISINTRKLSPGEAKLEVERAEHRFGLPACDVYRDGADKLVRTSLELRAACAPRVLQETGA, translated from the coding sequence ATGAACAACCAACTGCTGACCCAGCATCGACGCATCGCTCTCCTCACCGACGGCGCCTCCACCCCGTTTTTGGCAAAGACAGCCATCAGCTTGCTGCGGTATCGAACCGCGGATATCGCCGCAGTGATCGATCGCGAACATGCGGGCAAGACATCAGCCGAGCTTTTCAGCGCGGGCGACGCGCCAGTGGTCGCACAGTGGTCTCCCCAACTGAACTGCGACGCGATCTACATCGGCATCGCACCTCCCGGTGGCAAGCTTCCCGAGGCTTGGCGTCCGCAATTGGAAGCGGCCATTCGCGCCGGTGTCGACGTTGTTTCTGGACTGCATGATTTTCTGTCCGACGACAACGAGTGGCGTGAACTCGCCCAGCAGTCGGGTTCGCAAATCGTTGACGTTCGAAAGAACCACTGGAAAGAAACCGCCACCGGCAAACCCTTTCGAGAAGACTGCATTCGCATCCATGCGGTCGGGCATGATTGCAGCATCGGCAAAATGGTCACCACGGTCGAAATCGACCGTGGTCTTCAAGCCGCTGGCAAATCGTCTCGCTTTCTCGCGACCGGCCAAACCGGAATCATGATCTCCGGTCGCGGCGTTCCGGCGGACTGCGTCGTTTCCGACTTCGTCAACGGAGCCGTCGAATACTTGGTTCGAGACAACGAAGACGCTGATTTCTTGCTCGTCGAAGGGCAAGGCAGCATTTCTCATCCGGCTTACTCCGCGGTCACGCTCGGTCTGCTTCATGGATGTGCCCCGCAAGGTCTGGTGTTCTGCTATGAAGCCGGTCGCACCGAAGTCAAAGGGTTCGATGGTTGCGCCATCCCACCGCTTGAAAAACAAATGCAGGCCATCGAACAACTCGCGAATTTGCGTGGGCCGTGCAAGTTCATCGGCATTTCGATCAACACTCGAAAGCTGTCACCCGGCGAAGCCAAACTCGAAGTCGAACGAGCCGAACATCGATTTGGCTTGCCAGCCTGCGACGTCTACCGCGACGGTGCGGACAAACTGGTTCGAACCTCCTTGGAACTGCGAGCCGCGTGTGCTCCCCGCGTCTTGCAGGAGACCGGAGCGTGA
- a CDS encoding dipeptide epimerase: MKLNLYAVRLPLRDPFTISRGTITHQDSLIVALEHDGITGYGEVTANDYYGHTISAMSDALNGLSANDLAMCFEDTPENNWHRLSERLVGDMFSLSALDMASHDWHARNSGATLWHHWGLTWNPDLQSSFTIGIDTVQEMRRKLDADSGWDLYKIKLGTDHDLEIIRQLRQCNEATFRVDANCAWSAQQTIDYSKELRHLGVQFIEQPLPRSADPADKQRVFEESSLPIIADEDCQTEADLETCFQFFHGINVKLCKCGGLTPARKMLTEAKRREKLTMVGCMVESAVGISGAAQLTPLLDFADLDGANLISDSPARGVEVTRGHLKMPAELGTGAELVSTALPHFLIQ; the protein is encoded by the coding sequence GTGAAGCTGAATCTCTACGCCGTTCGTTTGCCGCTGCGTGATCCCTTCACCATTTCACGAGGAACCATCACTCACCAAGACAGCCTGATCGTTGCGTTGGAACACGATGGAATCACGGGCTACGGCGAAGTCACCGCGAACGACTACTACGGGCACACCATTTCCGCGATGAGCGATGCTCTTAACGGCCTGAGTGCAAACGATCTCGCGATGTGCTTTGAGGACACGCCCGAGAACAATTGGCATCGCCTCTCAGAACGACTCGTCGGTGACATGTTCTCGCTGTCAGCGTTGGACATGGCCAGCCATGATTGGCACGCGAGAAATTCGGGAGCGACGCTTTGGCATCACTGGGGGCTGACCTGGAACCCCGATTTGCAATCCAGCTTCACGATCGGAATTGATACCGTTCAAGAGATGCGGCGAAAGCTGGATGCCGACTCCGGTTGGGACCTCTACAAAATCAAACTGGGCACTGACCACGATCTGGAAATCATCCGCCAGCTTCGTCAGTGCAACGAAGCCACCTTCCGGGTCGATGCAAACTGTGCTTGGTCGGCCCAACAGACAATCGACTACTCCAAAGAACTCCGGCACTTGGGTGTTCAATTCATCGAACAACCCCTGCCCCGTTCCGCCGATCCCGCTGACAAACAACGGGTGTTCGAAGAATCTTCGCTTCCGATCATCGCCGACGAAGACTGCCAAACCGAAGCTGACCTGGAAACATGCTTCCAATTCTTCCACGGCATCAACGTCAAACTTTGCAAGTGCGGCGGGCTGACCCCAGCTCGCAAGATGCTGACCGAAGCCAAACGCCGCGAAAAACTGACCATGGTCGGCTGCATGGTGGAATCCGCCGTTGGCATCAGTGGAGCAGCACAGCTCACACCGTTGCTCGATTTCGCTGACTTGGACGGGGCGAACCTGATCTCGGACAGCCCTGCCCGCGGCGTCGAAGTCACCCGCGGGCATCTCAAAATGCCTGCGGAACTGGGAACCGGTGCGGAACTGGTCTCCACCGCCCTGCCCCACTTCCTGATCCAGTGA
- a CDS encoding serine hydrolase, whose translation MNHNPLSRHFASRRFPAFQNWFAGIALALMASTSLHAGPPAASKTDDHDYRQLIEQLSQTIRSEMEQKQIPSFSIALVADGKVVSSAGFGFQDADKTTPASGKTVYRVGSISKLLTDVALMQLVEQGELDLDHPVQKVLPEFKIADAEHSEKITLRQLTQHRAGIVRESPVGNYFDPTEPNLKATVASLADTPPVYAPGSRTKYSNAGVSVIGLAVEEAAGVSHPEYVQQHVLEPLGMTHTSFEKNEALLEHTADGWMWGYDRPAFAAPEFLLGTGPAGNLYSSVEDLAQFSLFVMGQHPEKILEDASLNEMLQPGETSDGKPLPYGIGFRVSDFQGHRRVGHGGAVYGFSTQLEILPDENIAVIAASSLDGTNNWITRICNQALEGMLAVRNNQQLTPPVSTEPVPRSRARSLAGVYSSMPGDASRTVTVDWIGDRLLLWKGTFQREIRSRSDTGELVLDDRFGFGPRIQQDQTYLVIDDATYTRLSNAPPPEIRDEWRDLIGEYGWDHNTLYILERHGQLHALIEWFYYYPLTQVSQDRFAFPDHGLYHGEELIFNRDDSGEITEVIAAQVAFQKREVGTKAGETFKIKRELPVDKLRELADAAKPPHEGGNFRPSDLTELTSLDPSIELDIRYATTNNFMDTVFYQQPRAFAQRPAAEAAVKVHQELAKQNLGLLIYDAYRPWRVTKMFWDATPSEMKNFVANPAQGSRHNRGCALDLTLFDRTTQEVIPMVSGYDEFSARSFPLYPGGTQRERYYRGLLRRAMETAGFQVYEFEWWHFDFDGWQQYRIGNLPFEAIPN comes from the coding sequence ATGAACCACAACCCGCTCTCCCGTCACTTCGCTTCCAGACGATTCCCCGCTTTCCAGAACTGGTTCGCAGGAATCGCATTGGCACTCATGGCTTCGACATCTCTGCATGCCGGCCCGCCCGCCGCATCAAAAACGGACGACCATGACTATCGCCAACTCATCGAGCAACTATCACAAACAATTCGTTCCGAAATGGAACAGAAGCAAATCCCCAGCTTCTCAATCGCGTTGGTGGCAGATGGAAAGGTTGTCTCGTCCGCAGGGTTCGGATTTCAAGATGCCGACAAGACCACCCCTGCTTCCGGGAAAACGGTCTACCGAGTTGGCTCGATTTCTAAGTTGCTGACCGACGTCGCCTTGATGCAACTGGTCGAACAAGGCGAACTGGATTTGGATCACCCTGTTCAAAAGGTGCTACCCGAATTCAAGATCGCCGATGCTGAGCACAGCGAGAAAATCACGCTACGGCAACTGACTCAGCACCGCGCCGGCATCGTTCGCGAATCACCGGTGGGCAACTACTTCGATCCCACCGAACCAAATCTGAAAGCAACCGTCGCCAGCCTCGCGGACACTCCGCCTGTTTACGCCCCAGGCTCTCGCACCAAATACTCCAACGCGGGGGTATCGGTCATCGGATTGGCGGTTGAAGAGGCCGCTGGAGTGTCGCATCCGGAATACGTCCAACAACACGTGCTCGAACCACTGGGGATGACTCACACCAGCTTCGAAAAGAACGAAGCCTTGTTGGAACACACCGCCGATGGCTGGATGTGGGGCTATGACCGTCCCGCGTTTGCCGCTCCCGAGTTCCTGCTCGGCACCGGTCCGGCCGGGAACCTGTATTCCAGCGTCGAAGACCTGGCCCAGTTCAGCTTGTTCGTGATGGGGCAACATCCCGAGAAAATTCTGGAGGACGCTTCTCTCAATGAGATGCTCCAACCCGGCGAGACCTCCGACGGAAAACCACTGCCCTACGGAATCGGTTTCCGTGTCAGCGACTTCCAAGGACATCGCCGAGTCGGTCATGGGGGAGCCGTGTATGGCTTCTCAACCCAGCTCGAGATCTTGCCAGACGAGAACATCGCCGTCATCGCTGCCAGTTCGCTGGACGGAACGAACAACTGGATCACGCGAATCTGTAACCAGGCACTGGAGGGCATGCTTGCCGTTCGAAACAACCAACAACTGACTCCGCCCGTTTCAACCGAACCGGTGCCCCGCTCGCGAGCCCGCAGTTTGGCTGGGGTCTACTCCTCCATGCCCGGCGACGCTTCTCGAACGGTGACCGTGGACTGGATCGGCGATCGACTGCTGCTGTGGAAAGGAACATTCCAACGAGAAATCCGCAGCCGATCGGACACTGGCGAATTGGTCCTGGACGATCGCTTCGGGTTTGGCCCCCGTATTCAACAAGACCAAACGTACCTGGTCATCGACGATGCGACCTACACGCGGCTCTCCAACGCTCCCCCACCAGAAATTCGCGACGAATGGCGCGACCTCATCGGTGAATACGGCTGGGACCACAACACGCTCTACATCCTCGAACGCCATGGACAACTGCACGCATTGATCGAGTGGTTCTATTACTACCCGCTCACCCAAGTGAGCCAGGATCGCTTCGCGTTCCCCGATCACGGGCTCTATCACGGCGAAGAATTGATCTTCAACCGCGATGATTCAGGCGAAATCACAGAAGTCATTGCCGCCCAGGTCGCCTTTCAAAAACGCGAGGTGGGAACCAAAGCTGGCGAGACCTTCAAAATCAAGCGGGAACTTCCGGTCGACAAACTGCGTGAGCTCGCCGATGCCGCGAAACCTCCTCATGAAGGAGGCAACTTCCGCCCGTCGGATCTGACCGAACTGACTTCGCTTGACCCCAGCATCGAGTTGGACATTCGGTACGCGACGACCAACAACTTCATGGACACGGTTTTCTACCAGCAACCGCGAGCGTTCGCTCAACGTCCCGCCGCCGAAGCCGCCGTGAAAGTGCACCAGGAACTCGCAAAGCAAAACTTGGGTCTGCTCATTTACGATGCCTACCGACCGTGGCGAGTCACCAAGATGTTCTGGGACGCAACTCCTAGCGAAATGAAGAACTTTGTCGCCAACCCAGCACAGGGTTCACGACACAATCGCGGTTGCGCCTTGGACCTGACGCTCTTCGACCGCACGACCCAAGAAGTCATTCCGATGGTGTCAGGTTATGACGAGTTCAGCGCACGATCGTTTCCCTTGTATCCGGGTGGCACCCAAAGAGAACGTTACTACCGAGGCTTGCTGCGACGAGCGATGGAGACCGCAGGCTTTCAAGTTTACGAGTTCGAATGGTGGCACTTCGATTTTGATGGCTGGCAACAATACCGAATTGGCAATCTCCCCTTCGAAGCGATTCCCAACTGA